A stretch of Cryptococcus neoformans var. neoformans JEC21 chromosome 10 sequence DNA encodes these proteins:
- a CDS encoding solute carrier family 41 member 1, putative: protein MSPILKRDIADQIRQTKKFAATAIGSSYLEEEPYRIPLFEEQPESRMLKSENTKDGDRGGPAFTSSSSARQGIGVHGSEIEQDYDYREAKWLNTKAAAVDGKGKSKAISEDLGNLEEVEMDQLVSDRLSVDSRKDNGSFDQGVPSERFGYAEPELEIMPNGAGGDKRKDMMSLLFEATPSILLSLVGLVFTGQLLEHLARWRVFRRVDELFILVPMIGNLKGNLEMCLSARLGTSANIGELDHRVTRRTMLIANMTLLGLQSLIISSVAAFISFILGLLTVHRLGDIPEGMTYGNSTNPGLESADQEWHEGYTRPGWKQLVMVLATGMGSAGISSAVLGSFMGSLVVISRWAGADPDNITPPLAACLGDLLTLFILALLGTALVGAMDTIIPLLAVIIMSIAAGWFTRRVVRNVWVKEVAKGGWVPLIGAMLISSGTGMVLSKGVSKYRGFALLAISMTGLTGSIGAIHANRLSTQLHTLLHPTHPHPRPVANLSSLHRGHPGLSPLQRGIALFFVAFPCQGAFLLFVTGVGWVDMSLGWTVWVAFSSTTLISLVLAYYLTLFFWSKDLDPDSYTLPIHSALVDFLGQLLLVLAYETSIALGRDVVVKNS, encoded by the exons ATGTCCCCGATCCTCAAGAGAGACATAGCAGATCAGATACGCCAAACAAAGAAATTCGCAGCAACCGCCATCGGATCATCATatctggaggaagagcctTACCGGATTCCTTTGTTCGAAGAACAGCCTGAAAGTCGAATGCTCAAGTCAGAGAACACCAAAGACGGCGATAGAGGGGGGCCCGCTTTTACTTCCAGCTCATCTGCAAGGCAAGGCATAGGGGTCCATGGAAGTGAAATCGAACAGGATTACGACTACAGAGAAGCCAAGTGGTTGAACACCAAAGCTGCTGCGGTCGAcgggaagggcaagagcaAGGCGATTTCCGAAGACCTTGGCAACTTAGAGGAAGTTGAAATGGATCAGTTGGTGTCAGATAGGCTGTCAGTTGACAGCCGGAAGGATAATGGGTCCTTCGATCAAGGCGTGCCGAGTGAAAGATTTGGTTATGCGGAACCTGAGCTTGAAATCATGCCAAACGGTGCCGGAGGAGATAAGCGGAAGGACATGATGAGCCTGCTTTTTGAG GCCACTCCTTCTATTCTACTTTCTCTCGTCGGACTTGTCTTCACCGGCCAACTCCTGGAACATCTGGCGCGATGGAGAGTCTTCAGACGCGTCGACGAgcttttcatccttgtcCCTATGATCGGCAACCTCAAGGGTAATCTCGAGATGTGTCTTTCCGCCCGACTCGGTACATCAGCTAATATTGGTGAACTGGATCATCGTGTCACACGACGTACTATGCTCATCGCCAATATGACTCTTCTTGGTCTCCAATCCCTTATTATCAGCTCCGTTGCGGCCTTTATTAGCTTTATTCTTGGTCTCTTGACGGTCCACCGACTGGGTGATATACCAGAAGGCATGACCTACGGCAACAGCACGAATCCCGGTCTTGAAAGTGCTGATCAAGAATGGCATGAGGGTTATACTAGGCCAGGCTGGAAGCAGTTGGTGATGGTATTGGCCACAGGAATGGGCAGTGCCGGAATTAGTAGTGCTGTGCTTGGTTCATTTATGGGAAGCTTGGTTGTCATTTCAAGATGGGCTGGTGCTGATCCGG ATAATATCACTCCACCTTTGGCAGCTTGTCTTGGCGATCTCCTTACCCTTTTcattcttgctcttctggGTACAGCCCTTGTCGGTGCAATGGATACGATAATACCCCTACTGGCTGTTATCATCATGTCCATCGCCGCAGGCTGGTTTACTCGACGAGTTGTGCGTAATGTGTGGGTTAAAGAAGTTGCAAAGGGAGGATGGGTCCCTTTG ATCGGAGCCATGCTTATTTCTAGTGGAACGGGAATGGTTCTTTCCAAAGGTGTAAGCAAGTACAGAGGATTTGCATTGTTGGCCATCTCCATGACGG GCTTGACTGGGTCAATTGGCGCCATCCATGCTAATCGTCTTTCCACCCAATTACACACACTCCTCCATCCTACTCACCCACATCCCCGTCCTGTGGCCAACCTATCTTCCTTACACCGGGGCCATCCGGgcctttctcctcttcaacgcGGTATAGCTTTGTTCTTCGTCGCTTTCCCGTGTCAGGGCGCGTTCTTATTGTTTGTGACTGGGGTTGGTTGGGTTGATATGTCTTTGGGCTGGACAGTATGGGTTGCTTTTTCTTCGACT ACACTCATATCACTCGTTTTGGCTTACTACTTGACTCTGTTCTTCTGGTCGAAGGATCTAGACCCCGA CTCCTACACTCTCCCTATACATTCCGCGCTTGTCGATTTCTTGGgccaacttcttcttgtgcTCGCATACGAGACTTCTATCGCACTAGGAAGAGACGTTGTAGTAAAAAATTCATAG
- a CDS encoding mic1-like protein, putative: MSLPMHLRSYREKSKDEYTRDFFNVPLQEQLSGPSDPPSVVKLRNHHAHNGSGLKAGEMQGMEISAVLSVEGKEEVYAGKLSLLPPFLCFISLDRKSCRSTIPLYTIRRVERLNSRAGVFALSLATWHGMRIVLQLTSLLPAAEQFAILLRDALKSQLPQMKQFKLFLPSLYSEYLLASPSNSHAQTHTDNLLISTEFSATGTAHDGEGDLRGPGGDGKGEYQRGLGETFGFPGDARKMRERSKMRLWREYFLIHGRNFTLLRYPPFQRLLQVGLPSRLRGELWEVMSGSIYLRFSNPQTYDLLLSQNAGKHSQSTDEIEKDLNRSLPEYKAYQSEEGLARLRRVLVAYSFRNPELGYCQALNIVVAGLLIYMSEQQAFWLLEVLCDRILPGYYSPSMEGTLLDQRVFESLVHRCLPMIHEHFKSVDVQISVASLPWFLSLYINSMPLIFAFRIVDCVLAMGVKVLFQIGLAVLKINGEALLQVTDDGMFINLMRGYFATIGDSAHPDHADPRIRAITNFQELLVVAFREFSVITDETITTERRRLRAIISDEIEKFSKRAAVRNLKRVGSFSKDQIGIIYDHYFAAVCSPEAGPAVQPNAISLPGDQFDQPRIQVDAQGRVETRIDLSTFKVFLGDIATWAREETVTTNAFIQRTDRKVADHELIDRMFFAWDTQGQGSLSLQDVVLGLDRVMSAGLMESIEWFFELHDKDKDGYLTKDEVIQLSESLLFIFRNEPGDIYLASVSKFILNAFEFGDATAPEGSVTSPQDRETLDGDKETASSARERSDSTAGPHNLPYLNLATFRMVVLADELLENFFDRDLSASFQLERTEEEDYHQAHQRPEGLLGGLMNLVITNENKNRLNRLADGFGAALGKHAEWRKPSLAKIADPQTIANASSDLRARESLLTPAQQQGNLQRRRSASFTSQASVKTNNTTNTQDTNIQETKSLADVEARYREESQMVRAAQEAVMHRPNFAIDAIGDSDGEEDEEEGEEETAAIMNEVERFLAQHEADDEGLKGEQKKVATELLKAEPMGAKVPGDKGDASLVDI; the protein is encoded by the exons ATGTCCCTCCCTATGCACCTCCGCAGCTACCGTGAAAAGTCCAAGGACGAATATACAAGGGACTTCTTCAACGTACCCCTTCAAGAACAGCTCTCAGGCCCCTCGGATCCGCCTTCCGTCGTAAAACTCAGAAATCACCATGCACACAACGGCAGCGGACTCAAGGCGGGCGAGATGCAGGGTATGGAGATCAGCGCGGTGCTGAGCGTGGAGGGTAAAGAGGAGGTCTAT GCTGGGAAGCTCTCACTGTTACCGCCATTTCTATGCTTCATATCGCTGGACAGAAAGTCCTGCAGATCTACAATACCGTTGTACACCATTCGCCGGGTCGAGAG GTTGAACTCGAGAGCAGGCGTGTTCGCATTGTCGCTGGCGACCTGGCATGGTATGAGGATT GTCTTGCAACTTACGTCGCTCTTGCCAGCAGCGGAGCAATTCGCTATCCTCTTACGGGATGCTCTCAAATCACAG CTCCCTCAAATGAAACAGTTCAAGTTattcctcccttccctttaTTCGGAATACCTCCTTGCCTCCCCTTCCAACTCTCATGCCCAAACTCATACCGATAACCTGCTCATCAGCACAGAATTCTCAGCGACAGGGACTGCGCACGACGGGGAAGGGGATTTGAGAGGACCAGGCGGtgatgggaagggagagtaTCAGCGAGGGTTGGGCGAGACTTTCGGTTTCCCCGGTGAtgcgaggaagatgagggagaggagtAAAATGAGGCTGTGGAGGGAATATTTCTTGA TTCATGGACGAAACTTTACTT TATTACGATACCCACCGTTCCAGCGTCTTTTGCAAGTCGGTCTTCCCTCAAGGTTACGCGGTGAATTGTGGGAGGTCATGTCAGGATCAATCT ATCTACGCTTTTCCAACCCGCAAACATACGACCTCCTCTTATCTCAGAACGCTGGCAAGCACAGCCAATCTACAgatgagattgagaaggacCTTAACCGATCTTTACCGGAGTATAAGGCATACCAGAGCGAAGAGGGCCTTGCAAGACTGAGGAGAGTGCTTGTGGCATATAGTTTCAGGAATCCCGAGTTGGGATATTGCCAGGCGCTGAACATCGTTGTGGCTGGATTACTCAT CTACATGTCAGAGCAACAAGCTTTCTGGTTACTCGAGGTTCTCTGCGATAGGATCCTTCCTGGTTATTACAG TCCTTCAATGGAAGGTACTCTCTTGGACCAGCGAGTTTTCGAATCCCTCGTTCATCGATGTCTCCCCATGATCCACGAACACTTCAAATCGGTCGACGTCCAGATTTCCGtcgcttcccttccttgGTTCTTGAGTCTGTATATAAATTCTATGCCTCTTATCTTTGCCTTCCGTATCGTGGACTGTGTTCTCGCTATGGGCGTAAAGGTTCTTTTCCAGATCGGTCTTG CTGTACTCAAAATCAATGGCGAggcccttcttcaagtcaCCGATGACGGCATGTTCATCAATCTCATGCGCGGATATTTTGCTACCATCGGCGACTCTGCCCACCCGGACCATGCCGACCCTCGTATTCGGGCTATCACCAACTTCCAAGAACTTCTCGTCGTGGCCTTCCGCGAATTCAGCGTCATCACCGATGAAACGATCACCACCGAACGACGTCGTTTACGTGCCATCATCTCAGACGAGATTGAAAAATTCTCTAAAAGAGCAGCTGTACGGAATCTTAAACGAGTTGGAAGTTTCTCCAAAGACCAAATTGGTATCATCTATGACCATTATTTTGCCGCTGTATGTTCCCCCGAGGCTGGTCCCGCAGTCCAGCCAAACGCAATCAGTCTCCCTGGAGACCAATTTGACCAGCCGAGGATACAAGTGGACGCGCAGGGGAGAGTAGAGACAAGGATCGATCTGAGCACGTTCAAGGTGTTTTTAGGAGATATTGCGACCTGGGCAAGGGAAGAGACTGTGACGACGAATGCATTCATCCAGAGAACGGACAGGAAGGTCGCGGACCATGAGCTGATTGACAG GATGTTCTTCGCCTGGGATACGCAAGGCCAAGGATCGCTTTCATTGCAAGATGTCGTTCTTGGGCTGGACAGAGTGATGTCAGCTGGATTGATGGAGTCTATCGAATGGTTCTTTGAGCTG CatgacaaggacaaggatgGATATCTGACCAAGGATGAAGTCATTCAGCTCTCTGAATCTTTGCTC TTTATCTTCCGAAACGAACCAGGTGACATCTACTTGGCCTCGGTATCCAAGTTCATTCTCAATGCTTTTGAATTTGGAGATGCCACTGCCCCCGAGGGGAGCGTCACTTCTCCACAGGATAGGGAGACCTTGGATGGTGACAAGGAGACTGCTTCCAGTGCAAGGGAAAGGTCTGATTCCACTGCAGGGCCGCACAACTTGCCTTATCTAA ACCTCGCGACATTTAGAATGGTAGTATTGGCGGATGAGCTGTTGGAAAACTTCTTTGACCGTGATCTTTCCGCTTCCTTCCAGCTCGAACGTacggaggaagaagactaTCACCAAGCGCACCAGAGGCCGGAAGGTCTATTGGGTGGTCTGATGAACCTTGTCATCACCAACGA GAACAAGAACCGTCTCAACCGTCTTGCAGATGGATTCGGTGCTGCCCTTGGGAAACATGCAGAATGGCGAAAACCTTCTCTTGCCAAGATCGCAGACCCTCAAACTATCGCAAACGCTTCCTCCGACTTGCGTGCCCGCGAATCGCTCCTTACACCTGCACAACAACAAGGTAACCTTCAACGACGTCGCTCTGCATCTTTCACCTCCCAAGCGTCCGTTAAGACCAACAATACGACCAACACCCAAGACACCAACATCCAGGAGACCAAGAGTCTTGCGGACGTTGAAGCGAGGTATAGGGAAGAGAGCCAGATGGTTCGGGCGGCTCAGGAAGCAGTCATGCACCGACCCAATTTTGCGATTGATGCCATTGGAGATAgtgatggtgaggaggacgaggaggaaggagaggaggagactGCTGCGATTATGAATGAGGTTGAGAGGTTTTTGGCCCAGCACGAggcagatgatgaggggCTCAAGGGGGAGCAGAAAAAGGTTGCGACCG AATTGTTGAAGGCAGAGCCAATGGGTGCCAAAGTGCCAGGAGATAAAGGTGACGCCTCCCTGGTGGATATTTAG